From the genome of Acidihalobacter aeolianus:
TCTGCAGTGATTATCCAGTCGCCTGAAGTCATGAATGCGATGAAGCTTGTATCAAAGGATGCGCCATCTTGATCTGGAATGTGGAGATTGCTCGATGCAACCAGCCTATATGACGGCGGAGAGCCTTGCAGGGTCCACAAGGCGCCCCCCACACTATCAACGATCTCTGCCGCGGCTTGGATAACACGCTCATAAGGCAGGCCATTAGTACTTGAGTGACGATACAGTAGATTAGTCAAACGGTTCCATTCTTCTCGATAATCATACTTGTAAGTAAAAAAGTTTTTGGATAGAAATACTCGGATGCGCGCCCGAATCTGCTCGGAGACCATGAGTGACAAGAGCAGGATTGAGGCGGCGGCAATGAACAATGTTTCCCAGAAACTAGCCCAACTACCACCAAAGTCGCGGATGTAAAACCCGCCACCGGCAACGATTAATAAGTATGCTCCGGCTGCAATTAAAGTGGCAGAATGGAAGGCGATGCGACGTGAAATTAGCAAGCTGCCGGGCCACTTCTTGTTCCTGAAAAATGAGATCAAGAGCAACGGAACTGTGAGTGCGAATACGGCCCCTCTGGCACCCCAGAGGATGGAATTGATGTCATGGTAGAGCATCGCTTCCGAGTAGAGCAGGAGGTTATAGGTTAATTGGACGCCGATTCCTATGCAGAGGTACTTTAAGGACCACCTGTCTTCTGGTACAACATTTCGCCAAATCTGCTCGAGCATAACAAGCCCGATAATGGCTAATGTGAGGCCTCCGGGGATGAATGTCTCTTGAGCATTGACAAAGATGCTAGTCGTGTTGATTGATGGCGAGGAATAAATCGTCGCGATTGTTGCCAGAAACCATATTAAAGGAGCCGCGATAGCAACCCAAACAGGAGTTTGTCGCCAGGGGGATTGAGACTTGTATCCGACCAGTAAGCGCCCAATGAGGAAAAGCCAGGCTGAATTGGACAGTGCTTCGGCGGCGGTTACGATGTAGAGAGGGGTGTGCGGATGGTGAGGCCAGTATGCCAGCAAGAGCATCCATATTGCACTAGTTAAACTCGCCCACAACAGGAGTGAACCTAGAGGATGATCCTTGCGGTTGGCAATTATCAGTACCCCACCGAAAACCAGGAAAGTAATTCCTCCAATGCCGTAGCTCGTTGTGGTGATCCAGTCAGTGGCGTGCATCGGCAGTTAGTATTTCAAAGAATGATCAGGCGCTGTCCGTGAATGGAGGCGTTTTGATGTTGGCCCGCCTAATCATCGACCACCCTTGCCCAAGAGAATCACTTCAACAGTGCCTATAAGAATATAGATGTCAAGAACCAGGTTGGCATTCTTTACGTAATAAAGATCGAACTGAAGTTTCTCCATCGCATCCCGCTCATTTGCACCATAGGGATACGATAGCTGAGCCCATCCGGTGATTCCCGGTCTGACACGATGCCTTAAGTCGTAGTAATTGATCAGTTTACGCAGATCCTCAACAAATTCTGGGCGTTCAGGGCGGGGCCCAACTAAGCTCATGTCTTCCCTTATAACATTGATCAGTTGGGGTAGTTCATCGATGCGGTATTTTCTTAGGAAAGAGCCTACGCGGGTTACACGGCTATCTTTTGTTCCTGCCCACTTTGCCTTGCCGTCGGCTTCCGCATCAACGCGCATACTGCGAAGTTTGATGATCTTGAAGGGTTGGCCGTATAAACCGATCCTGGTTTGTCGGTAAAACACAGGTGCGCCCAATCCCTCTTCAACCCAAATGGCGATGGCTGCAAGAATGAGCAAGGGCCACGCTACGATTAGCATCGCCAGACTGAGTCCAAGATCAATGATTCTTTTGGGAACCTCGTTGTAGCGATTTTGATCGAAACCCTCGGAGAATATGATCGAAGAGGGGCTCATCAAATCCGTTTTCAGTTTACCCATGTACCGTTCATAAAAAGATAAAGCGTCTGACGTTTGGATGCCGTCAAGGCGAAGATTGAGGAAAGCATCCAAAGGTAGTTTTAGCCGGCGCTCATCGGGTATTACTACAATTTCGTCAACGTGCTGGGTATGGCATAAATCCTCAAGATCGGCGGGCGTGGTTTCTAGCAATGGCTCACCAATAACTTTTATGGGTTCATTGGGTACTGGTATGCAGCCTACTATATGAAATAGCCTGCGATCGGCCTTACGTTGCATTCTTTCAAGTAAACTTTGTGCACTTTCCCCTGCGCCATAGAAGAGGATCCTTCGTTTAAAAAAAGTTTGATCCAAGGCGGAGATAAAAATAATGTGTGTGACAGAAATTCCAATGAATGCGAGCAAGTCTGCCAAGGCCATAACCCCTCGCGTGATATCAAGGGGAGGGAAGAAATAGTAAAGTACTGATAGGACTATCGACGCGAGACCCATTCCGACCAATATTTGCAGGATGATCTGATCCATCGTCCCGCGAAGTTGATTTCGATATAGCCCAATTGCAAAGAGACTCAGTATGATCACCGCAGTGAAGACCAATGCATGCGGAGGTAGCGTGCTGTATGTCGTTACATGGGTGGCGTCAAGTTTGGAAAGTGTGAAATCTGATAGATAAACTGAGCCGAAAGAGATTGCCATCTGAAACAGAATCAGAAGCACCACGCCTCTGGAGAGGTGGTTGCCAAAATTCTTTCTTCTTATCATTAGTCGCCTGGTTTCCTAGCTACCGTGCTGTTGCA
Proteins encoded in this window:
- the prsK gene encoding XrtA/PEP-CTERM system histidine kinase PrsK, coding for MHATDWITTTSYGIGGITFLVFGGVLIIANRKDHPLGSLLLWASLTSAIWMLLLAYWPHHPHTPLYIVTAAEALSNSAWLFLIGRLLVGYKSQSPWRQTPVWVAIAAPLIWFLATIATIYSSPSINTTSIFVNAQETFIPGGLTLAIIGLVMLEQIWRNVVPEDRWSLKYLCIGIGVQLTYNLLLYSEAMLYHDINSILWGARGAVFALTVPLLLISFFRNKKWPGSLLISRRIAFHSATLIAAGAYLLIVAGGGFYIRDFGGSWASFWETLFIAAASILLLSLMVSEQIRARIRVFLSKNFFTYKYDYREEWNRLTNLLYRHSSTNGLPYERVIQAAAEIVDSVGGALWTLQGSPPSYRLVASSNLHIPDQDGASFDTSFIAFMTSGDWIITADSSRSDHGKHPAGKPPAWLKHVQNWWLIIPLVLKPDLVGILILARPRIPRSLTWEDWDLLKTVGQQLAAYLSQYEANQSLSQSRQFQAVHQLSIFLMHDLKNLIAQQSLLVSNAAKHKHNPAFIDDMIATIEDSVQRMTQTLGQLQGRETVGLKRRVLVYEFVNKAVKNCEDRQPSPVLELDRKQIGTASSLSVMCDPLALVNVLVHMIRNAQDATPDTGSIRVKLVAKKNRITISVIDNGVGMTPQFIRERLFKPFDTTKSAKGMGIGAYQAQSFARQYGGDVEVESVPGYGTRFHLWLPEADETSMTSSEVST
- a CDS encoding TIGR03013 family XrtA/PEP-CTERM system glycosyltransferase; protein product: MIRRKNFGNHLSRGVVLLILFQMAISFGSVYLSDFTLSKLDATHVTTYSTLPPHALVFTAVIILSLFAIGLYRNQLRGTMDQIILQILVGMGLASIVLSVLYYFFPPLDITRGVMALADLLAFIGISVTHIIFISALDQTFFKRRILFYGAGESAQSLLERMQRKADRRLFHIVGCIPVPNEPIKVIGEPLLETTPADLEDLCHTQHVDEIVVIPDERRLKLPLDAFLNLRLDGIQTSDALSFYERYMGKLKTDLMSPSSIIFSEGFDQNRYNEVPKRIIDLGLSLAMLIVAWPLLILAAIAIWVEEGLGAPVFYRQTRIGLYGQPFKIIKLRSMRVDAEADGKAKWAGTKDSRVTRVGSFLRKYRIDELPQLINVIREDMSLVGPRPERPEFVEDLRKLINYYDLRHRVRPGITGWAQLSYPYGANERDAMEKLQFDLYYVKNANLVLDIYILIGTVEVILLGKGGR